The nucleotide window tctaccaactgttgtacggtactctcccaagcgcttcgtacagtgctctgcacgtggtaagtgctcaataaataccactgattgattgagggacccaAAAGATACCAGCCTCTCAACGGGGGTAGAGCATGGCTATTCAGGACCCTCTGGCTCTGTCCAAAGTCAGCTCTGGATTGTCAAACATTTACACAGATTACCACACACCGTTTGTAAAAAGCGATGAAACAAGAGGCCCAGGTTCGGTACCTCAATTTAAAATGTGACAGCCAATAAAGGGAACATGGACCGGTCTGACGTTTGTTGCCGCTGAAATCAACAATCGCCTCAACTTATTTGCAAAGGCCTCTGACGTCTCCTTTTGACATTCATAATCCTGTCAGAAAGCCATTTTGTAAGTACCTGCTGACATCACTCTGCCAAACTACATTTCCCATCCTTCTTTTCATAAAAGTTTGGAATCTGATAAGAGTCATTTTCGAAGACGGTAATTTCTAGAGGAGAATCGTTATGATCCACAAAAACTAAAAACCACTAGAAGGCTACCAAACGTAACACTGAAGACGTACACAGTAAGGTACCATTAACCACAAGTACCAGAGTGCATTCTCAACCTATCCCCAGGTTGCAAAGTGCTTTTCGGAGAGGCAGCGAAGAAGGGTATTTATTTTCACTACGGAGAGGAAAATGTTTTACTGACCACGGAGAAATTACAAAGTGTTTCTAGAATACTAAACCTGGAACACACGACCGACAGAGTCGCTGTTAAAATGAAAGTACTTCTTTTAAAAGTTCTTTTTTAAAAACTTCTTTCACAGCTGGAAGACCAGGTTTcctcagacaaaaaaaaaagacccagatACTGTACTTCTGAGTACCCAAATCAAACTGTGAAAATGCACCTGTGTGCTTTAGTGGAGCTTTCAAGAGGCCCTCTTGATAGCTACGTGACTTTACTACTCCGAAGCTATCATCTGAAATAACATGTTTGACACTAACAATTTTAGTGGCAGAAATAGAGTCGCTAGCACTCATTGTTCTCTTCTCTAAAGATATTTCAAAACCAGAGATTATATTCTTTCTTATTGTTTTTGAAGGTCTTCCGAAGCCTTCCAGATTCACTGACGATACAGCCTGCGCATCGGTCCTTCACAGTACcaccctagggaagcagcgtggctcagtggaaagagcccgggctttggagtcggaggtcatgggttcaaatcccaggtccgcccaCTGCCAGCtgagtggctttgggcgagtcacttcccttctctgtgcctcagttacctcatctgtaaaatggggattaaaaccgtgagccctcccagggacaacctgatcaccttgtaacctccccggcgcttagaacagtgctttgcacatagtacgtgcttaacaaataccatcattattattattattaccctcaggtTTGGCACCTGGGGGAATACTTACGATTCATGCTAAAAGACATGCGGTAGAGGGGATTCGCAGCAATTTCATACCCATTTAACTGGCTTCTTGCTGAGCTTCAGAAACGTCAGCCCTTAACAACCCACAGAAGCACGTTCTACGCTAGAGCCCCGAGGACCAACTGTTCTCACGGTTCTGTTGAAGTGGAAACGAGCGTGCTCGACGGCCACTtttaacatcatcaatcgtatttattgagcgcttactgtgtgcagagcaccgtaccaagcgcttaacatgccTTTTCGGGGCGTTTTCTCCCCCCCGTGGACACAGGTGACCGAGATCTGGGTTCATCCCAACGGGTTGGCGAGCACTCCCTCCACCGTGCAACGGACGGCGGTTTCGGGGCATCCGCTCGGCCACGCGCGTAACCGGCGGCGAGGCCCGGCTGTGGCTTCTCCCTCGCTTCCAAGTTCGGGGGAGGAACGTGGGCTTGACCGGAGACGGTCTGGGACCAGATTTCCAGCGTCCCCCAAACCTCCCGGTGCAACACGTGCCATGCTGGTCGGAAAAACGGTACGCCCGACCGGGCACGGATTGggcaaaaaaaccctcaaaaaaccTGGCTGCGGGCATAGCTACTTTACAGCACATACAACGAGACTGTACttgagaaactgagaagcagcgtggcttagtggcaagaacaagggcttgggagccagaggacgtgggtgctaataccggccccgccactcgtctgctgggtgaccttgggcaaaccacttggcttctctgtgcctccgttccctcatctgtaaaatggggatgaaggctgggagccccacgtgggacaacctgatgtctggcctctaccccagagcgtagaatggtgcttggcgcaGAGGGCCCAgaaatcagcgtggctcggtggaaagagtccgggctcgggagtcggaggtcgtgggttctaatcccggctccgccacttgtcagctgggtgactttgggcgagtcgcttcgcttctctgggcctgatccgtggggatgaagactgtgggccccacgtgggacaacctgattgccttgcatctaggcctgcacttagaacagggcttggcacatagtaagcgcataacaaacaccaccgtTATCACAGTAAactctacaacagtgcttggcagacagtaagcgcataacaacgTCATTatcccagtaagcactaaaacagtgcttggcacatagtaagcgcataacaaacaccgtcattatccCAATAAGcactaaaacagtgcctggcacatagtaagcgcataacaaacaccatcattatcccagtaagcactaaaacagtgcttggcacatagtaagcgcataacacacaccatcattatcacagtaagtgctagacacttagtaagcacgtagcagagaagcagagtggctcaatggagagagcccgggctttggagtcggaggtcacgggttctaatcccggctccgccacttgtcggctgtgtgactttgagcaagccacttcacttctctgggcctcatctgaaaaatggggatgaagactgggagccccacgtgggacagcctgatcaccttgtatccctcccagcgcttagaacagggcttcgcatctagtgagcgcttaccagatactatcattattataacggaCACCACCATTCGCCCAGCAAGCGCtagaccagggcttggcacatagtaagcccttaaataccatcaccatcattattattagaaaagacaACATCACTACCCCAGCAAGTGCTGGAccaaggcttagcacatagtaagcgcctaataaacaccatcattattattattataacagacaccatcattaccCCGGCAAGCGCTAGACcaaggttggcacatagtaagcgcttaacaaataccatcatcactattattgtcatcattaaatGCGCAGGTCAGAGAGATtcagtcatttcattcaatcgcatttattgagcgcctactgtgtgcagagcactgtagcagcgtggctcagtggaaagagcccgggctttggagtcagaggtcgtgggttcaaaccccggctctaccaattgtcagctgtgtgactttgggcgagtcacccaacaacaggctcacagtctagaaactgcgaAAGTTTCTGGAACGTAGTCTAGTTTGTTGTGTAGGTGTGtgtcaacatttagagacggctccctacccgacaatgggctcgcagtctagaaactgCGAAACGGTTtctgggaataatgataataataatgatgatggcatttattaagcgcttactacgtgcaaagcaccgttctaagcgctggggaggttacaaggtgatcaggttgtcccatgggggggctcagtcttaatccccattctacagatgaggtaactgaggcacagagaagtgacttgcccaaagtcacccagctgacaattggcagagccgggatttgaacccatgacctctgactccaaagctcgtgctctttccactaagccacgctttctGGAAAGTAGTCTAGTttgttgtgtgggtgtgtgtcagtgcttagaacgatactttgcacatagtaagcgcttaacaaatgccgttattattattattagagacggctccctacccaacaacaggctcgcagtctagaaactgCGAAACAGTTTCTGGTAAGTGGTCTAGTTTGCTGTATGGGTGTGtgtcagagcttagaacggtgctttgcacatagtaagcgcttaataaatgccattattattattattattattattagagatggttTCTGGAAAGTAGTGTAGTTTGTTGTGTGGGTGTGTattaacatttagagacggttcccctacccaacaacgggctcgcagtctagaaactgCGAAACAGTTTCTGGAAAGTAGTCTTGTttgttgtgtgggtgtgtgtcaacatttagagacagtccccctacccaacaatgggctcgcagtctagaaactgCGAAACAGTTtctgggaataatagtaataacaataatgacatttattaagtgctcactatgtgcaaagcaccgttctaagcgctgttttcggttacaaggtgatcaggttgtcccacggggggctcacagtcttcatccccatttccagatgagggaactgaggcccagagaagtgaagtgactcgcccagtcaccccgctgacaattggcggagctgggatttgaacccatcacctctgactccaaagctcgtgctctttccactgagccacgctgcttctctagtgggaagTAGTCGtttgttgtgtgtgtatgtgtgtgtttgtttcctagtttgttgtgtgtgtttgtgtgtgtgtcctagTTTGTTGTGCatggtgtgggggtgtgtgtgtgtgggtgttgtcttcctcctcctccttcccacccacttaTCAAGTCCTAGTtgtatgtgtgtggggtgtgtgtgggggggtgtgtgtgtcccctagtttgttgtgcgtgtgtgtgtgtgtgtcatcttcctcctccttcccactcacCAAGTCCTAGTttgttgtatgtgtgtgtggggggggggggttacatgTCCTAGTTTgttctccgtgtgtgtgtgtgtgtgtgtgtgtgtgtcttcttcctcctccttcccacccacttaCCAAGTCTTAGTTTGTTGCATGTGTGTATGGATGTGTTGTGTGTCCTAGTTTGCTGTGCGTGTgtgtcgtcttcctcctccttcccacccacttaCCAAGTCCTagtttgttgtgtgtgtgtgtgtgtgtggcatgtGTCTTGGTCTgttgtccgtgtgtgtgtgtcttcttcctcctccttcccacccacttaCCAAGTCCTAGTTTgtcgcatgtgtgtgtgtgtgtgtggggggggggggtctgtgtgtgtgttgtgtgtgtcctAGTTTGTCGtgcgtgtgtgtgggggggtgttttcttcctcctccttcccacccacttaCCAAGTCCtagttcatgtgtgtgtgtgtggtgtgtgtgccgtcttcctcctccttcccacccccttaccAAGTCCTGGTTTGTCGCGCGTGCGTGtgtcgtgtgtgtgtggtgtgtgtgtgtgtggcgtgcggcgccttccccctccccccacttacCAAGAAGCAGAGCTGCGGCCAGTTGTGGATAAAATACCTATAGGTATAAATGGAGTAGGGTTCGGACAGATCTTTGGTGATCAGTCTCATGATCTCGGGCATTTGCAGCTCGGATTCGTACCGGACGTAGCGGATCGTCCGTGGGTCGTGgtcgtcgtcgtcgccgccgtgctcggggggcgggtgggggcaggggtggggggggggcggggtcccggggggggcggtcctgctcctgctcctcctcctccggggggcCCTCCAGGCTGCAGGCGTCGGCCAGGGAGGCGGCGAGCAGGCGTCGGGGCGAGGCcggtccgggggtgggggggagcccgttgggggcggcggggggcggcggaggcggcggctgcTGCAGGACCCGCAGCTCGGGACCGACGAGGccgttgaggggaggagggggcggagggggcgggggcgggggcggcggcggcggtttcCGACGGTGCCCCTTTCCCGCCTCGGCCTTCCCGCCCCTCCGGCGGCCCCGCTCGCCCTCGTCGTGGGCGGGGCACGGGCACCGGGACAACGGCGGGGCGCCCAGCAGCCCGCTGGGCCCCGACGGGACCGGGGCCGGCACCTCCGACATCCTCACGGCCGCCCCGCCGACGGcaccgccgccgccgtcgtcgtcgtcgtccttctCCTCAGCCGCCAGCGCCGGAAAGCGGGCCGCCGGACGCCGGGCCTCCGCGGCTTCCGGTTTGCGACAGTCGCGCGCCGGGCGGCCGGAGGGAGCGAGGGGGGCGCATGCGCGaggacggtgggggggggggggaggcgcatGCGCGTGGACGGTGGGGGGGGTGCCTGCGcgaggaaggtggagggagaggcgcGTGCGCCTGGATGGTGGAAGGGAGGGTGGTGCGTGCGCGCGGACGGTGGAGGgcgggggcgcatgcgcggggacGGTAGAGGGAGGGGGGCGCATGAACGCGGACGGTGGAGGGcggggggcgcatgcgcggggacggtggagggagggggacgctTGCGCGAGGACGGTAGAGGAGGGGGTGGTGCATGCGCGCGgacggtggagggagggggggcgcatgcgcgcggacGGCAGGGGGGCGCATGAACGCGgacagtggagggagggggcgcatgcgcgcggacGGTAAGGGGGCGCATGAACGCggactgtggagggagggaggcgcaTGCGCGCGGACGGTAAGGGGGCGCATGAACGCGGACAGTGAAGGGAGGGAGGCGCGTGCGCGCGGACAGTTGGGGGGGCGCATGAACACGgacggtggagggaggggggcgcaTAAACGCGGACGGTTGCAGGGAGGGTTGCTCATGCGCGCGAAcggtggaggggagggtggcGCGTGCTCGCGGAcggtggaggggagggtggcgcgcgcgcgcgagcggtgggggcgtggcctggatcGTTATGGGCGTGGTCCGAATCGCGGAAGGGTGCGGCCCGGCCGTTAGGGGGCGCGGTCcggagcgggggggggcggggcccggagcagtcattcattcattcatttagtcaatcgtatgtattgagcgcagagcaccgggctaagcgcttgggaagtacaagtcggcaacgtatagagacggtccctattcattcaatcgtatttattgagcgctgacggtgtgcagagcactcgactaagcgcttgggaagtacaagtcggcaacatctagagacggtccccattcattcattcattcaatcgtacttattgagcgctgactgtgtgcagagcactggactaagggcttgggaagtccaagttggcaacattatagagaccgtccctattcattcattcagtcgtatttattgagcgctgacggtgtgcagaacactggactaagcgcttgggaagtccaagttgacaacatatggagaaggtccctattcattcattcattcattcattcaatcaatcgtatttattgagcgctgatggtgtgcagaacactggactaagcgcttcggaagtccaagttgacaacgtatggagacggtccccattcattcaatcatatttattgagagctgatggtgtgcagaacactggactaagtgcttgggaagtccaagttgacaacatctagagacggtccctattcattcattcggttgtatttattgagcgctgactgtgtgcagaacactggactaagcgcttgggaagtacaagttgacaacgtatcggagacggtccctattcattcattcattcattcattcattcaatcaatcgtatttattgagcgctgacggtgtgcagaacactggactaagcgcttgggaagtccaagttggcaacatagagagacagtccctattcatccattcagtcgtatttattgagcgctgacggtgtgcagaacactggactaagcgcttgggaagtccaagttgacaacatatggagaaggtccctattcattcattcaggagtatttattgagcgctgacaatgtgcagaacactgaactaagcgcttgggaagtccaagttgacaacatctagagacggtccctattcattcattcagtcatatttattgagcgctgacggtgtgcagaacactggactaagcgcttgggaagtccaagttgaaaacgtatggagacggtccctattcattcattcattcattcaatcaatcgtatttattgagcgctgacggtgtgcagaacactggactaagcgcttgggaagtccaagttgacaacatctagagacagtccctattcattcattcagtcgtatttattgagcgctgacggtgtgcagaacactggactaagcacttgggaagtccaagttgacaacatctagagacggtccctattcattcattcagtcgtatttattgagcgctgacggtgtgcagaacactggactaagcgcttgggaagtccaagttgacaacgtatggagacggtccctattcattcattcattcaatcaatcgtatttattgagcgctgacgatgtgcagaacactggactaagcgcttgggaagtccaaattgacaacatatagagatggtccctattcattcattcagtcgtatttattgagcgctgacggtgtgcacaacactggactaagcgcttcggaagtccaagttgacaacgtatggagatggtccctattcattcattccttcaatcgtatttattgagcgctgacggtgtgcagggCGAGAAGGGACAGGCAGAACAGGAGCAGCCAACGTGAagggaaggcccagagaagcagcgtggctcagttgcaagagcccgggctttggagccagaggtcacgggttcaaatcccggctccgccaactgtcagctgtgtgactttgggcaagtcacttcacttctctgggcctcagttccctcatctgtaaaatggggattaaaactgagccccctgtgggacaacctgatcaccttataacctccccagctcttagaacagtgctttgcacatagtaagcgcttaacaaatactatcattattattaggggaagcagcgtggctcagtgggaagagtgagggcttgggggtcagaggtcatgggtgggaatcccagctccaccacttgtcagctgtgtgaccttgggcaagccacttaacttctttgtgcctcagttacctcatctgtaaaatggggattaagactgagccccaagtgggacaacctgatcaccttgtagcgcccccccctgcagcgcttagaacagtgctttgcacatagtaagcacttaatcgtattcattgagcgcttactgtgtgcagagcactgtactaagcgcttgggaagtacaaggtggcaacatatagagacagtccctacccaacagtgggctcacagtctaaaagggggagacatagaacaaaacaaaacatattaacaaaataaaataaatagaatacatatgtacaaataaaatagagtaataaatatgtacaaacatatatacatatatacaggtgctgtggggaggggaaggaggtaaggcgggagggatggggagggggagaagggggagaggaaggagggagatcagtgtgggaaggcctcctggaggaggtgagctctcagtagggccttgaagggaggaagagcgctagcttggcggatgggcagagggagggcattccgggcctgggggaggacgtgggccgggggtcgacggcgggacgggcgagaacgaggcacggtgaggaggtgagcggcagagggctttcaaatcccggctccgccacttgtcagctgtgtgactttgggcgagtcacttcacttctctgggcctcagttactccatctgtgaaatggggatgaagactgtgggccccccgtggaacaacctgatcaccttgtaaccttcccagcgcttagaacagtgctttgcacatagcaagtgcttaataaatgccattattattattattaataagtcgtCAGAACCACTAGGGGCGTGGCCATGTACGGAGGGGGCGTGACCTGGGACGTCTGTGGCGTGGCCCCCACcgcagggggcgtggccagatGACGTCGGGGCGTGGCCTGGAACGTGGAAGGGCGTGGTCGGGGGCGTTTCCTGGACCGTGGAGGGGCGCGCCCCAGGGTCGTTGGGGCGTGGCCTGCGAAGTGGGGGCGTGAGCGGATGGCATTGGGGCGTGGCCTAGATcgtgaggggcgtggcctgggccgTTGATTGGCGTGGCCTGGAACTGGAGGGGCGTGGCCGGGGACGCCGGGGTGTGGCCGGGGACGCCGGGGCGTGGCCGGGGACGTGGAAAGGCGTGGCCGGGGACGTTGGGCGTGGCCTGAATCGTGGAGGGTAGGGGTCTGGTGACGTCGGGGGGTGGCCTGGAGCATGGAGGGCGTGGTCGGGGTcgtcgggggcgtggcctgaagAGCGGAAGGCGTGGCCGGATGGCGTCTGGGCGTGGCCAGGAACGTGGAAGGACGTGGTCGGGGCGTTTCCTGGAGCATGGAGGGACGTTGGGGTGTGAGCGGTTAACGCTGGGGGCGTGGCCTAGAGAGTGGAGGGGCGTGGCCGGGGACGTCGAGGGCGTGCCCTGGAACGTAGAGAGGCGTGGCCGGATGATCCCGGGGCGCGGCCTGGAACGTGGAGGGGCGTGGTCGGATGACGTCGGGGGCGTGACCGGATGAcgtcgggggcgtggcctggaccGTGAAGGGGGCGTGGCTGGGTGGCGTCGTGGGCGTGGCCCGGAGCGTGGGGGCGTGGCCGCATGGCGTCGGTGGGCGTGGCCCTGCCGCCCGCCCGACCACGTGGTCGTCAGCGGCGAGGACGAGGAGTCGGCCGCCGGGAGTCCCGAGTTCGAATCCCACCACTGCCCCGacgcgtcaccttgggcaagtcccccttAAACTGTTTTACGGCCTTCCTTCCGCGCTCATTGGGTTTGCGGGCAGGCGACGTATCTGAGGATAATTCTGCTGGATGGGACTCCCTCAAGTCCTTTGGaatcaatcataattaataataataataatcatagtaatggcgtttgttaagcgcttactacgtgcagagcactggactaagcgcttgggaagcccaagtcggccacagctagagacggtccctatcaatcaatcaatcaatcgtatttattgagcgcatactgtgtgcagagcactggactaagcccttgggaagcccaaggcggccacatctagagacggtccctatcaatcaatcaatcaatcgtatttattgagcgcatactgtgtgcagagcactggactaagcccttgggaagcccaaggcggccacatctagagacggtccctatcaatcaatcaatcaatcgtatttattgagcgcttactgtgtgcagagcactgtactaagcgcttgggaagcccaagtcggccacttctagagacggtcccaatcaatcaatcctatttattgagcacttactgtgtgcagagcactggactaagcgcttgggaagcccaaggcagccacagctagagacggtacctattaatcaatcaatcaatcgtatttattgagcgcttactgtgtggagagcactggactaagcgcttgggagcccaagtcggccacatctatagacgatccctacccaccaacgggctcccagtctagaagggggagacagatgacaaaacaaaacatggagacaggtgtcaaagtcgtcagaacaaaaacttaacctgtataataataacgatggcattcgttaagtgctcactatgtgccaagcactgttttacatatctattctatttattttattttgttagtatgcttggttttgttctctgtctccgccttttagactgtgagcccactgttgggtagggactgtctctagatgttgccaacttggacttcccaagcgcttag belongs to Tachyglossus aculeatus isolate mTacAcu1 chromosome 14, mTacAcu1.pri, whole genome shotgun sequence and includes:
- the NAA30 gene encoding N-alpha-acetyltransferase 30, which translates into the protein MSEVPAPVPSGPSGLLGAPPLSRCPCPAHDEGERGRRRGGKAEAGKGHRRKPPPPPPPPPPPPPPPLNGLVGPELRVLQQPPPPPPPAAPNGLPPTPGPASPRRLLAASLADACSLEGPPEEEEQEQDRRTIRYVRYESELQMPEIMRLITKDLSEPYSIYTYRYFIHNWPQLCFLAVVGEECVGAIVCKLDMHKKMFRRGYIAMLAVDSKYRRKGIGTNLVKKAIYAMVEGDCDEVVLETEITNKSALKLYENLGFVRDKRLFRYYLNGVDALRLKLWLR